One segment of Pseudodesulfovibrio sp. 5S69 DNA contains the following:
- a CDS encoding thiamine pyrophosphate-binding protein gives METYYSDDKNVQILVALLKAHGIRKVVASPGTTNMALVGSCQHDPWFEMYSCVDERSAAYMACGLAGESGEPVVLTCTGATASRNYFSGLSEAFYRKLPILAVTFFVSYYGIGNLEPQVVDRSISPKDTVRYKIELPHIKDDADFRFAELKMNTAILELHRNGGGPVHINLATLRGDFPVKELPAVRVINRITCNDEFPQLPKDAKRIAIYVCSHAPWTEAQTKAVDAFCARNDAIVFCDHSSGYKGKYRVLFALVAGQDQYASPLCFPDLLIHVGELSGDYYTYGRMMSLREAWRVSLDGEVRDTFRNLRYIFDMDEQAFFDHYAKNPVSESMAEDEYLNACLAEYARLYAKIPEMPLSNGWIAKNVAPRIPEHCVLHFGVSNTMRSWTFFDVPRSVVTSANVGCRGIDGALSTLIGASLVNPEVLHFGVMGDLTFFYDMNSLGNRHVGNNVRILLVNNGRGTEFRLYTHPGQRLMGEDADLYVAAAGHFGNKSPELVKGYASALGFEYLCASNKEEFVSVIERFLTPELTSRPMLLEVFTDSQDESDALKILKNLETTAEGQAKEIAKNLLGDSGVRFVKKLLGK, from the coding sequence ATGGAAACGTATTATTCTGACGATAAAAATGTCCAGATTCTTGTCGCGCTCTTGAAGGCCCACGGTATTCGCAAAGTGGTTGCTTCCCCGGGAACAACCAATATGGCATTAGTTGGGAGCTGCCAGCACGATCCATGGTTTGAGATGTACTCTTGCGTGGATGAACGCTCGGCGGCCTACATGGCTTGTGGATTGGCGGGAGAGTCAGGAGAACCGGTGGTCCTTACCTGCACCGGTGCAACAGCGTCGCGTAATTATTTTTCCGGACTGTCGGAAGCATTTTATCGTAAATTGCCTATTCTGGCTGTGACCTTTTTCGTCAGTTATTACGGTATCGGGAATCTTGAGCCCCAAGTCGTTGATCGGAGTATTTCGCCAAAGGATACCGTGCGGTATAAGATTGAACTTCCGCACATCAAGGACGACGCGGATTTCCGCTTTGCGGAATTGAAAATGAATACGGCGATATTGGAATTGCACCGGAACGGAGGCGGTCCCGTTCACATAAATCTGGCGACTCTCCGGGGAGATTTCCCCGTCAAGGAGCTTCCGGCTGTTCGTGTTATCAACCGCATCACCTGTAACGATGAGTTTCCGCAACTTCCCAAGGATGCAAAACGAATTGCGATCTATGTTTGCTCGCATGCTCCGTGGACTGAGGCGCAAACAAAGGCCGTCGATGCGTTTTGCGCACGCAATGATGCGATCGTATTTTGCGATCATAGCAGTGGATACAAAGGTAAATATCGTGTTCTGTTTGCACTCGTCGCGGGGCAGGACCAATATGCATCGCCGCTCTGCTTCCCGGACCTGTTGATCCATGTCGGCGAGTTGTCGGGAGACTATTATACCTACGGACGTATGATGAGCCTGCGGGAAGCCTGGCGCGTGAGCCTGGACGGCGAGGTGCGGGACACCTTCCGCAATTTGCGCTACATTTTCGATATGGATGAGCAGGCCTTCTTTGATCATTACGCTAAGAATCCTGTTTCCGAGTCGATGGCGGAAGATGAGTATTTGAATGCGTGCCTCGCCGAATACGCCCGGCTGTATGCCAAAATTCCGGAAATGCCGTTATCCAACGGCTGGATTGCGAAAAACGTCGCGCCGCGGATTCCCGAACATTGTGTTTTGCACTTTGGCGTCAGCAACACCATGCGTTCGTGGACCTTTTTCGATGTGCCCCGTTCCGTGGTGACGAGCGCCAATGTCGGGTGTCGCGGAATCGACGGCGCACTCTCGACCCTTATCGGCGCCTCCCTGGTGAATCCGGAAGTCCTCCACTTCGGGGTCATGGGTGATCTGACCTTTTTCTATGACATGAATTCGTTGGGCAATCGCCATGTCGGCAACAACGTGCGGATTCTCCTCGTGAACAATGGGCGCGGGACGGAGTTTCGCCTCTATACGCATCCAGGTCAACGGCTGATGGGGGAGGACGCGGACCTCTATGTCGCGGCGGCCGGACACTTCGGGAACAAATCGCCGGAGTTGGTCAAGGGCTATGCTTCGGCGCTCGGGTTTGAATATCTCTGCGCTTCGAACAAAGAGGAATTCGTCTCCGTGATTGAACGCTTTTTGACGCCGGAGCTCACGAGCAGGCCGATGCTCCTGGAGGTCTTCACGGATTCGCAGGATGAAAGCGACGCATTGAAAATATTGAAGAATCTTGAAACTACGGCGGAAGGTCAAGCCAAAGAAATTGCTAAGAACCTTCTTGGGGATTCCGGAGTGAGGTTTGTGAAAAAACTTTTAGGCAAATAA
- a CDS encoding glycosyltransferase produces MKKKKRVLFYLPTIGQGGIERVIEHIIDQLHDRVDFCVSGQRLEENSILSRERLGDKAELFDAPGIDMMANRYLPKNVYKLKGYVDRFRPDILFSFWHLPNLVAGLLLSLYPKSKRPRWVLSVHNQSPGFDREKGYKGKFLSSLLVGVARCSDTRITVAPRLIPGCEAYYGQKFDLYYNPAVDDRLSDLAKDDPGHPWLTPDNNTILSIGRLDIMKDFPTLIGAFDIVRKDVPDARLVILGDGPKRNDLQAMIDDRGIADKVDLVGYVANPYAYLSRCRMFALTSTHGEASPMVLAEAMFFSRPVVCTEFYTAPDYIGDNVNGLLAKCKDTGEVAEKILMVLKDQDGAAGRAEHAREMVLERHGVENAARRYFDLISRL; encoded by the coding sequence ATGAAAAAAAAGAAGCGAGTGCTGTTTTATCTTCCGACGATAGGTCAGGGCGGAATCGAGCGGGTCATCGAACATATTATCGATCAATTGCACGATAGAGTGGACTTTTGCGTTTCCGGCCAGCGGTTGGAGGAAAACAGCATCCTGAGCAGAGAGCGCCTCGGCGACAAGGCGGAACTGTTCGACGCGCCCGGCATCGACATGATGGCCAACCGCTACCTCCCGAAGAATGTGTACAAATTGAAGGGATATGTGGACCGATTCAGACCGGACATCCTCTTTTCCTTCTGGCATTTGCCCAACCTGGTAGCCGGGCTGCTGCTGAGCCTGTATCCCAAGTCGAAGCGGCCCAGATGGGTTTTGTCCGTTCACAACCAGTCGCCGGGGTTCGACCGCGAGAAAGGCTACAAGGGGAAGTTTCTCTCTTCGCTGCTGGTGGGGGTCGCCCGGTGTTCGGATACCCGAATCACCGTGGCCCCGCGCCTCATCCCAGGCTGCGAGGCCTATTATGGACAGAAATTCGATTTGTACTACAACCCGGCGGTGGACGACAGACTGTCGGATCTGGCCAAGGATGATCCGGGTCACCCCTGGCTCACTCCCGACAACAACACCATTCTGTCCATCGGCCGGTTGGACATCATGAAGGATTTCCCGACATTGATCGGTGCCTTTGACATCGTCAGAAAGGATGTTCCGGACGCCCGGCTGGTCATTCTCGGCGACGGCCCGAAACGCAACGACCTCCAGGCTATGATTGACGACAGGGGAATTGCCGACAAGGTGGATCTGGTCGGGTATGTGGCCAATCCCTATGCCTACCTTTCCCGCTGCAGGATGTTCGCCTTGACCTCGACTCACGGTGAAGCATCCCCCATGGTTCTGGCCGAGGCCATGTTTTTTTCCCGGCCCGTGGTTTGTACCGAGTTTTACACGGCACCCGACTACATAGGGGACAATGTCAACGGTCTGCTTGCAAAATGCAAGGATACCGGGGAGGTGGCCGAAAAGATATTGATGGTGCTCAAGGATCAAGATGGGGCCGCAGGGAGGGCGGAACATGCCAGGGAAATGGTCCTGGAGCGTCACGGCGTCGAGAATGCGGCCCGCCGCTACTTCGATTTGATATCCCGACTCTAG
- a CDS encoding NAD-dependent epimerase/dehydratase family protein, with protein MNVLILGGTGAMGTHLVELLDGKATEIFVTSRSKHSDHGRIRYLQGNARDNGFLVEILKDSWDVIIDFMVYKTGEFKSRIDLLLGATSQYVFISSARVYSESDVPITENTPRLLDVSTDEVYLKTDEYALAKARQEDLLCDSGYRNWTVIRPSITFSETRLQLGVLEKESWLYRVLHGRSIVFSDDIADKLTAMTYGLDVAKGIASIVGNAKALGEIFQITSEEAFRWDEILELYLDVLETHLGARPKVVMTKKSSNLYISKYQVIYSRYFNRRFDNSKVKQFVDVDAFRKTEEGLRHCLGVFLKSPSFRGINWTLEAMNDRAAGEYTPLSEIPSLKLRIVYALERFRLSFVVKLLRKVRHLFH; from the coding sequence ATGAATGTTTTAATTTTAGGTGGAACAGGGGCGATGGGAACTCATTTGGTGGAGCTCCTTGACGGAAAAGCTACTGAAATTTTCGTGACATCTAGATCTAAGCATTCAGATCATGGAAGAATCCGATATTTGCAGGGAAATGCTCGGGACAATGGCTTTCTTGTTGAAATTCTGAAAGATTCCTGGGATGTGATAATTGATTTTATGGTTTACAAGACTGGCGAATTCAAATCCCGGATCGATTTGTTGCTCGGCGCAACATCGCAGTATGTTTTTATAAGCTCCGCTCGTGTTTATTCCGAATCCGATGTTCCGATAACGGAGAATACGCCACGGTTATTGGATGTTTCGACAGACGAGGTTTATTTAAAAACAGATGAGTATGCTCTAGCCAAAGCGCGGCAGGAGGATCTTCTGTGTGATTCAGGATATCGGAACTGGACTGTGATTCGTCCGAGTATCACCTTTAGCGAAACGCGTTTGCAGTTAGGCGTGCTAGAGAAAGAGTCGTGGCTTTATCGTGTATTGCACGGGCGCAGCATTGTGTTTTCGGATGATATTGCAGATAAACTGACAGCAATGACGTATGGGTTGGATGTTGCCAAAGGCATTGCATCTATTGTGGGAAACGCCAAAGCGCTGGGGGAGATTTTCCAGATTACATCGGAGGAGGCCTTCCGTTGGGATGAGATCTTGGAGCTTTATTTGGATGTCTTGGAGACGCATCTTGGAGCCCGCCCCAAAGTTGTTATGACCAAAAAATCATCAAATTTGTATATCAGCAAATACCAGGTGATATATAGCCGCTATTTTAATCGTCGGTTTGATAACAGTAAAGTAAAACAATTTGTTGATGTGGATGCTTTCAGGAAAACAGAGGAAGGATTGCGTCATTGTCTCGGGGTATTTTTAAAGAGCCCGTCTTTTCGTGGTATAAATTGGACACTTGAGGCAATGAATGACCGCGCGGCAGGAGAGTATACTCCTTTGAGTGAAATCCCTTCATTAAAGTTGAGAATAGTATATGCGCTGGAACGATTCCGGCTTTCGTTCGTTGTGAAGTTGCTCAGAAAAGTTCGGCATTTATTCCATTAA
- a CDS encoding DUF4091 domain-containing protein produces MKKLYYAVLAILFIVAWGVNARAGSITAVWVNNGEDKVVKDELRASKGADVANSVWDGRTIHLFAARNEVVNFNTVIESASSKAQDVRVSVSDLVSDDGKISSRKAEGDGVFDYRGRNIELFFVRYLQIVGLSQLAYSPTYDERHVPEKLQLPYTLSWSKAKSHGEFKDRPNAFKFYPDIAVPIEAVGSFSIPKGENQSIWTDIYVPRDAKPGIYKGTLTVAEGGGSPLELPIELEVLPLDMPDKFNAKTMVWMNTEDIYYRFTGIKWRDAGSVTPAIRKTMDTAWYRYMQMAKRHRVHMITQGVELFSKERFSRMGKVFDGELFTHKHDYEGPGYGVPSDIYSVGTYGIWRMLRSSAQKSKEAMWKLSNHVVDSMEKSYPDVEYFIYLKDEPHGKKAFAEVEQWAQWIKTNPGSGHRLKTFCTVPLPVKQQYMSDVDIALEGWGQKDVYQKALAKLKAEKGKVMTCNGWRPSSGTFMIEDDGVALRVNGWIQFKHNIDRWFFWAGTNYHNPSTVRYQTNVFREACTFGRKKGSIHSKYGEWGNGYGNGDGLLFYPGTDTVYPEDSYGLLGPIASLRLKLWRRGLQDYEYLRMAHEVDPQAVEALVKKMVPESLWELGVSNKNDPTYIHKGYQLVR; encoded by the coding sequence ATGAAGAAATTGTATTATGCGGTTCTTGCGATCCTGTTTATCGTTGCGTGGGGCGTCAATGCCCGCGCCGGGTCCATAACGGCCGTTTGGGTCAATAACGGCGAGGACAAGGTCGTCAAGGATGAGTTGCGCGCATCCAAGGGAGCGGACGTGGCGAACAGCGTATGGGACGGCAGGACCATCCACCTGTTCGCCGCCCGGAACGAAGTGGTCAATTTCAACACGGTGATCGAGAGTGCTTCGAGCAAGGCCCAGGACGTGCGGGTCTCCGTCAGCGACCTGGTATCCGACGACGGCAAAATTTCGTCGCGTAAGGCTGAAGGCGATGGAGTCTTCGACTATCGCGGCAGGAACATCGAGTTGTTTTTCGTCCGTTATCTCCAGATTGTCGGGTTGTCGCAGTTGGCCTATTCCCCCACCTATGATGAGCGGCATGTGCCCGAGAAGCTGCAATTGCCGTACACCCTGTCCTGGTCCAAGGCAAAATCCCACGGCGAGTTCAAGGATCGCCCCAACGCCTTCAAATTTTATCCCGACATCGCCGTGCCCATCGAAGCCGTAGGTTCCTTCTCCATCCCCAAGGGCGAGAATCAAAGCATCTGGACGGACATCTATGTTCCGCGTGACGCCAAGCCGGGTATCTACAAGGGGACTCTGACCGTGGCGGAGGGGGGCGGCAGCCCTCTCGAACTGCCCATCGAACTGGAGGTGTTGCCCTTGGACATGCCTGACAAGTTCAATGCCAAGACCATGGTCTGGATGAATACGGAGGACATCTACTATCGGTTTACCGGGATCAAGTGGAGGGACGCGGGCAGTGTGACCCCAGCGATTCGGAAGACCATGGACACGGCTTGGTACCGATACATGCAGATGGCCAAGCGGCATAGGGTCCACATGATTACGCAGGGGGTGGAACTTTTCAGCAAGGAACGGTTTTCCCGGATGGGCAAGGTGTTCGATGGAGAGTTGTTTACCCATAAGCATGATTACGAGGGCCCCGGTTACGGCGTCCCGTCCGACATCTATTCCGTAGGTACCTATGGTATTTGGAGAATGCTGCGCAGTTCGGCTCAGAAGAGCAAGGAAGCCATGTGGAAGCTCTCCAACCATGTCGTTGATTCTATGGAGAAGAGCTACCCGGACGTGGAGTATTTCATTTATTTGAAGGACGAGCCCCACGGGAAAAAGGCTTTTGCTGAGGTCGAGCAATGGGCGCAGTGGATAAAGACCAATCCGGGTTCGGGACACCGTTTGAAGACTTTTTGCACTGTTCCGCTCCCAGTCAAGCAGCAATATATGTCGGATGTCGATATCGCCTTGGAAGGGTGGGGACAAAAAGATGTATATCAAAAGGCGCTGGCCAAGTTGAAGGCCGAGAAGGGCAAAGTGATGACCTGCAATGGTTGGCGTCCTTCAAGCGGCACTTTTATGATCGAGGATGATGGTGTCGCCCTACGAGTGAATGGCTGGATACAGTTTAAACACAACATAGATAGATGGTTTTTCTGGGCTGGTACCAACTATCATAATCCCAGTACGGTAAGATATCAGACCAACGTATTTCGTGAGGCATGTACCTTTGGTCGAAAAAAAGGAAGTATCCATTCCAAATACGGCGAATGGGGTAATGGGTATGGCAACGGTGACGGCCTCTTGTTTTATCCGGGAACGGATACCGTCTATCCGGAGGACAGCTACGGTCTTCTTGGCCCTATCGCCAGCCTGCGTCTGAAACTATGGCGGCGCGGTCTGCAGGATTACGAATACCTCAGGATGGCTCACGAGGTCGATCCTCAGGCTGTGGAAGCACTGGTCAAAAAGATGGTTCCTGAAAGTCTGTGGGAGCTTGGCGTTTCGAACAAGAATGACCCTACATATATCCATAAAGGGTATCAGCTGGTCCGTTGA
- a CDS encoding glycosyltransferase family 4 protein — protein sequence MPKRMLCLLTNLLGGKVISAKLKRTLEDMELLEVDAVYFDVTDYATYPLPRLLRLSSILEAAWVISQKVKDVDFSSYDVILVGSFEMLWPVRKYAGSIPTLVCLDSTPVAARSLIALERSSLKEQFKKNVLFLLYKGMFGPIFRKLKACFPRTDWCARSLAEDFRVVPERIVTCYPPLDLDRWKPKEGYSPADQPLRLLFVGNDFTRKGGEELLRLFEETLSPWCTLTIVSSDAGLDGRAFPPGVKRRTNIPYDEMPALFRQADVFVFPTRRDQLGLVVTEAMACGLPVIARSVGGLVDIVKDGWNGYLMPYDAPMEAWGDRIMALVHDRDKVNEMGGNSSTLAHDLFSRSLFDEKIQGTVRAVLAGEQFSGGPE from the coding sequence ATGCCTAAAAGAATGCTTTGCCTGTTGACGAATTTGCTCGGCGGCAAGGTGATCAGTGCCAAGCTCAAGAGGACTCTCGAAGACATGGAGCTTCTGGAGGTCGATGCCGTCTATTTCGATGTCACGGATTACGCCACGTATCCGCTTCCCCGGCTGCTTCGTCTCAGCAGCATATTGGAGGCGGCATGGGTTATTTCTCAAAAGGTGAAAGACGTGGATTTTTCCAGTTATGACGTGATCCTGGTGGGTAGCTTCGAGATGTTGTGGCCTGTTCGGAAATATGCGGGAAGCATTCCCACACTGGTCTGTCTCGATTCCACCCCGGTCGCGGCACGTTCCCTTATCGCCTTGGAGCGATCGTCCCTGAAGGAGCAATTCAAGAAAAATGTTCTTTTTCTGCTCTATAAGGGGATGTTCGGTCCCATATTCCGCAAACTCAAAGCGTGTTTTCCCCGAACCGATTGGTGCGCCCGGTCGCTTGCCGAAGATTTTCGTGTCGTCCCTGAGAGAATCGTGACCTGCTACCCCCCATTGGATTTGGACCGGTGGAAACCCAAGGAAGGTTATTCGCCTGCAGATCAGCCCCTTCGACTGCTTTTCGTGGGGAATGATTTCACCCGCAAGGGGGGGGAGGAACTCCTCCGGCTGTTTGAAGAGACACTGTCTCCCTGGTGCACGCTGACCATTGTTTCTTCCGATGCCGGTCTCGATGGCCGGGCATTTCCGCCTGGAGTGAAGAGACGTACGAATATCCCGTATGATGAGATGCCCGCGCTTTTCCGGCAGGCGGATGTGTTCGTCTTTCCAACCAGGCGCGACCAACTCGGGTTGGTGGTGACCGAGGCCATGGCTTGCGGGCTGCCCGTCATAGCCAGGAGCGTCGGGGGGCTCGTCGATATTGTGAAGGATGGTTGGAACGGCTACTTGATGCCGTACGACGCTCCCATGGAGGCATGGGGAGACCGTATAATGGCACTTGTACATGACCGCGACAAGGTCAATGAGATGGGCGGGAATTCGTCCACGCTCGCCCATGACCTGTTTAGCCGGAGCCTGTTCGATGAAAAAATCCAGGGCACGGTTCGGGCCGTGCTCGCAGGGGAACAATTCAGCGGGGGCCCTGAATGA
- a CDS encoding lipopolysaccharide biosynthesis protein, translated as MSSNAGNSSRIAKNTIFLYLRSIVTLLVSLYTSRVVLATLGVDDFGIFNVVGGVVGMFASISGALSGAISRFLTFELGRGDKHRLNTVFSTSVLIQLILAAILVSLVLVGGGWFVNAKLNIPAERMDAANWVLICSAGSFGVGLISVAYNAMIIAHEHMKTFAYVSILDVVLKLGIVFLLMASSFDKLKTYALLSTCVTIVIQLTVSIYCRMHFKASRLRFVWDKGLIKEMFGFAGWAFFSNSVGMINSQGINILTNMFFGVALNAARGIAMQVQTSLSRFIGNFTMSLNPQIIKSYAADNKDYMFQLICRGSKLAYFLALMFVVPLFLEADTVLRVWLGEVPAHATLFVRLTLLAMLPQVLGGVLFTGAMATGNIRRYALAVNSVSIFVFIITWGFFSLGYPPATAYCVQFVIRILLIIIRVVLLKGMMAFSPILYVKEVFYKIVPVSILAFVLPLLVFLLPISPSFLRVVLMTAVSVPTTVGIVFFWGLTKDERVFALGKLQQVKNKFLKV; from the coding sequence ATGTCCTCTAATGCAGGAAATAGTAGCCGAATCGCCAAGAATACGATCTTTTTGTATTTGCGGTCGATCGTGACTTTGCTGGTCAGCCTTTACACGAGCCGGGTGGTTTTGGCGACGTTGGGGGTCGACGACTTCGGTATTTTTAATGTCGTCGGCGGCGTGGTAGGGATGTTCGCGAGCATTTCCGGGGCGCTGTCGGGGGCGATCAGCCGATTCCTCACGTTTGAGCTTGGGCGGGGGGACAAGCATCGCCTGAACACGGTTTTTTCGACAAGCGTTTTGATTCAGTTGATACTTGCGGCAATCCTTGTCTCCCTTGTCTTGGTGGGGGGCGGCTGGTTCGTGAATGCGAAGCTGAACATCCCCGCAGAGCGCATGGATGCCGCGAACTGGGTCTTGATCTGCTCCGCCGGCAGCTTTGGGGTCGGGTTAATCAGCGTTGCGTATAACGCGATGATTATCGCACACGAACATATGAAGACATTTGCCTACGTGAGCATCCTGGACGTAGTGCTGAAACTAGGGATAGTTTTTTTATTGATGGCATCTTCGTTCGATAAGTTGAAGACGTATGCGTTATTGTCGACGTGCGTTACCATTGTCATTCAGCTGACTGTTAGCATCTATTGTCGGATGCACTTTAAGGCGAGCCGCTTACGTTTTGTGTGGGACAAAGGCTTGATAAAGGAGATGTTTGGCTTCGCCGGGTGGGCTTTCTTCAGCAATTCTGTCGGGATGATAAATTCGCAGGGCATAAATATCCTGACGAATATGTTTTTTGGGGTCGCGCTCAATGCGGCCCGGGGGATCGCAATGCAGGTGCAGACATCCCTGTCGCGTTTCATTGGTAATTTTACGATGTCGCTGAATCCGCAGATCATTAAATCCTATGCGGCCGACAACAAGGATTATATGTTTCAGCTGATTTGCCGCGGGAGCAAGCTTGCGTATTTTTTGGCGTTGATGTTTGTGGTTCCTTTGTTCCTTGAGGCGGATACGGTGTTGCGGGTTTGGTTGGGAGAAGTTCCCGCGCATGCGACGCTTTTCGTGCGACTGACTTTGTTGGCGATGTTACCGCAGGTACTCGGTGGAGTCTTATTCACGGGGGCGATGGCGACGGGGAATATCCGTCGTTATGCCCTGGCCGTAAATAGCGTAAGTATTTTTGTCTTTATCATCACGTGGGGGTTTTTTTCCCTCGGATACCCGCCAGCGACAGCGTATTGTGTGCAATTCGTTATTCGTATACTGTTGATTATAATACGGGTAGTTTTGCTAAAGGGGATGATGGCATTCAGCCCTATTCTATATGTGAAAGAAGTTTTTTATAAAATAGTTCCCGTTTCGATTTTGGCTTTTGTCCTACCGCTATTGGTCTTTTTGTTGCCGATCTCGCCGTCTTTTTTGCGGGTTGTATTGATGACGGCTGTTAGTGTTCCCACAACGGTTGGCATCGTTTTCTTTTGGGGGTTGACCAAGGATGAGCGAGTTTTCGCTTTAGGAAAACTTCAACAAGTTAAAAACAAATTTTTGAAGGTATAA
- a CDS encoding polysaccharide pyruvyl transferase family protein translates to MRIALLTYNIGQNYGGILQAYALMTTLSDLGHSPELLYIKTGSVKGWKRLIKKYILSKFMGKFAKRESEYKKLHEFVEEKINPKTKPLSTKKDFLRVTKNNYDAYVVGSDQVWRARLFRYIDYAFFGFVETGDPIFFSYAPSFGVETWDYTEAETLKFREQLAKFRAVSVREDSGVELCRKYLNRDATHVLDPTALLDKTRYLSLLDNSNAADYSGELLTYILDESDEKNKLVDIVSKDLSYDVFKVGSINTDSERIEDMVYPSVQSWIEGFNHAKFVITDSFHGCIFSILFHKPFIVYGNRMRGLARFNSVLKMVGLENRMIASLDDVDPNLWLEEVDWESVDNKLNVKRNISFNFLRDALSGERHQADEGF, encoded by the coding sequence ATGAGAATAGCTCTTTTAACATATAATATTGGTCAAAATTACGGGGGAATCCTCCAAGCGTATGCATTAATGACTACGTTAAGTGATTTGGGACATAGTCCAGAATTGCTTTATATAAAGACAGGAAGTGTGAAGGGGTGGAAGCGCCTGATCAAAAAGTATATTCTATCCAAGTTTATGGGCAAATTTGCCAAACGGGAGAGTGAATATAAAAAGTTGCATGAATTTGTCGAGGAAAAAATAAATCCTAAGACTAAGCCCCTAAGCACAAAGAAAGATTTTTTAAGGGTTACAAAAAATAATTATGATGCGTATGTCGTTGGTAGTGATCAAGTTTGGCGCGCTCGCTTATTTAGATATATAGATTATGCTTTTTTCGGGTTTGTCGAAACTGGAGATCCAATATTTTTTTCATACGCGCCATCATTCGGTGTTGAAACATGGGATTATACAGAAGCTGAAACTTTAAAGTTCAGGGAACAACTGGCAAAGTTTAGAGCTGTATCCGTTAGAGAAGACTCCGGTGTTGAGCTTTGTAGGAAATATCTAAATAGAGATGCTACACATGTTTTGGATCCCACAGCTCTTTTAGACAAGACTCGTTATCTAAGCTTATTGGATAACAGTAATGCTGCTGACTATAGTGGTGAACTGTTGACATATATACTGGATGAAAGTGATGAAAAAAATAAATTAGTAGATATTGTATCGAAAGATCTTTCATATGATGTGTTTAAAGTTGGTTCGATAAATACTGATAGCGAGCGTATTGAAGATATGGTTTACCCTTCTGTGCAATCCTGGATTGAGGGATTTAACCACGCAAAGTTTGTTATCACCGATTCATTTCACGGTTGCATTTTTTCGATTCTATTCCATAAGCCATTTATAGTATATGGAAATAGAATGAGAGGATTGGCTCGTTTCAATTCAGTCCTGAAGATGGTGGGGCTGGAAAATAGGATGATCGCAAGTCTGGATGATGTTGACCCGAACCTGTGGTTGGAAGAAGTAGATTGGGAATCGGTCGATAACAAGTTGAATGTAAAGAGAAATATCTCATTCAATTTCTTGCGCGACGCTTTGAGTGGTGAACGACACCAAGCGGATGAAGGCTTTTGA